CGCGGGGCGATGCGGCCAGCGCCAGCGCAAGGCCGATGCCGATGAGCAGGGCCAGCCGTACCCCCAGCAGCGCGGATTCGCGCGCGGCATGCGCCAGCAGGGGGCCGTCCGGCCACGCGAAGCGCAGGCCGTCGAACACCCCGCCAGCCCCGGCGCCTCCCTCGTTCCCGATAGCCGACACGGGCTCCGCTGCCGGTCCCAGGCAAGCCAGTGCGAAACGCAGCACTACCCATACCAGCACGAACCAGGCGTGGCCGCGCAGCATTCCCGGTCGTAACCTGCGCCGCAACGGCGACGCGGCGAACAGACCGGCCAGCCCCGCCGCCACCACGGCCAGCCCCAGGGGGGGCAGATGCCACACCAGCACGCCGTAGCATCCGGCCAGCAGCAGATGCAGGCGCGGGTCCGGCGCATCCCGGTGGAGGGCACCGGGGGAAGGGGCCTGACCCGGCAAGGACCCGGTTGCGGGGCCGGGCGCGGAGGAGGGGGCGGATGTGGGCAGGGGCGCGTTGTGTTGCATGAAGTATCAGGAAAAACGTGCTGTTAAAGTTTT
This DNA window, taken from Nitratidesulfovibrio sp., encodes the following:
- a CDS encoding cobalt transporter gives rise to the protein MQHNAPLPTSAPSSAPGPATGSLPGQAPSPGALHRDAPDPRLHLLLAGCYGVLVWHLPPLGLAVVAAGLAGLFAASPLRRRLRPGMLRGHAWFVLVWVVLRFALACLGPAAEPVSAIGNEGGAGAGGVFDGLRFAWPDGPLLAHAARESALLGVRLALLIGIGLALALAASPRALGLALVWLLRPVLGARAWQPALGVALMVHFLPMAQGTFTQISRAADLRGPLPLRRRAVLLPAAVLRILGQRTWTQTVAVAARGLDRPEAWRPDFPFRPARWAMALLLVGLGVGMTFLPG